A genomic region of Runella rosea contains the following coding sequences:
- a CDS encoding YcaO-like family protein yields the protein MMKWNSSFYLLGFNNKSFVLYDGHTQKTYSNSVQYRILCDFFGSEEVTLDGLRKAYQNTYSLPEILGAFYGFVQDKIIIDNAFLTIAIEFPEDTSLREKRAKLELTRVQMTADQPALTVFVVSDVHHLQSVEFAKIKSKQFTVVWAFANELKLFPVFDTSETGAFFCFLHRIKRVFFSQLLTLRHHPLSLNDCLSTASLLMVLDYLPTFIDSNESQNTLLIFDHERLTIERAYLSPPLFRSFAKGTYEILDAHQKPANIQAVFEQLSFHLEAPLGLVDKLTSQQTPLGGWVSTGGVIFRSNQINAEIFFSRTTASGNGLTKDEAEAKAFCETLERYAQVFREHEDEYIIAAYNDLKHRAIHPNEILLYSPTQYRQENARSHSDELLVEFDENTPIAWSNVTDSVDDTPRCIPTFLLYQGRPTEDAASETFFKWITNGTAAGSTLDMAKLYALYELIERDAYAIWWYNRLPSQGIDLAYIDHLEIVSLALAEHRRLGKKIYVFDITQDISIPTVAVVSAYLDGTYVLACASNISFEKACEKAFGELNQLYVRHLSKKTRLDDGQMQDIATALNHHTPQKPVWSFEKNDLALTEDLKIVETEIRKRGLNIYYRDLSRSDVLLPVVKAIVPGMRDLDTRFAPGRLYDVVSDLYGYVPAEESLRTFNLL from the coding sequence ATGATGAAATGGAATTCCTCTTTTTATTTATTGGGATTCAACAACAAGTCCTTTGTACTGTATGATGGTCATACCCAAAAGACATACAGCAATTCTGTACAGTACCGTATTTTATGTGACTTTTTCGGTAGTGAAGAAGTCACCCTCGACGGGTTAAGAAAAGCCTATCAAAATACGTACTCACTGCCCGAAATACTGGGCGCTTTTTATGGGTTTGTGCAAGATAAAATTATCATTGACAATGCTTTTTTAACGATTGCCATCGAATTTCCCGAAGACACATCTCTCAGAGAGAAAAGGGCAAAGCTTGAATTAACAAGGGTTCAGATGACCGCTGATCAGCCTGCATTGACGGTTTTTGTCGTTTCGGATGTACATCATTTACAAAGTGTTGAATTTGCAAAAATCAAGAGCAAACAGTTTACTGTTGTTTGGGCTTTTGCCAATGAATTGAAACTGTTTCCCGTTTTTGATACTTCAGAAACGGGGGCTTTTTTCTGTTTTCTTCATAGAATCAAAAGAGTCTTTTTCAGTCAATTGCTGACTTTGCGCCACCATCCTCTTTCGCTGAACGATTGTTTGTCTACGGCTTCATTGTTGATGGTTTTGGATTACCTGCCCACCTTTATTGATTCCAATGAATCCCAAAATACCCTTTTGATTTTCGACCACGAAAGATTGACCATCGAACGCGCCTATCTATCCCCTCCGCTCTTTCGCTCATTTGCCAAAGGAACGTACGAAATACTTGATGCTCACCAAAAGCCGGCTAATATTCAGGCTGTTTTTGAGCAACTTTCGTTTCACCTTGAAGCTCCATTGGGGTTGGTTGATAAGCTCACATCGCAACAAACACCCCTGGGAGGGTGGGTAAGTACTGGAGGGGTGATCTTCAGGTCTAATCAAATAAATGCTGAAATATTCTTTTCAAGAACAACGGCAAGTGGCAACGGCTTGACCAAAGACGAGGCCGAGGCCAAAGCTTTTTGTGAGACGTTGGAAAGGTACGCACAGGTTTTTCGTGAACATGAAGATGAGTATATCATTGCTGCCTACAACGACTTGAAGCACAGGGCCATTCACCCCAACGAGATACTTCTTTACAGCCCGACGCAATACCGCCAAGAAAACGCCCGCAGTCATTCGGACGAATTATTAGTGGAATTTGATGAAAATACGCCGATTGCGTGGAGTAATGTAACGGACAGCGTCGATGACACGCCCCGATGCATACCTACTTTCCTGCTGTATCAGGGACGGCCCACTGAAGATGCCGCCTCCGAAACGTTTTTTAAATGGATCACAAACGGTACTGCGGCAGGTTCTACCCTTGATATGGCAAAGCTTTATGCGCTCTATGAACTGATTGAAAGAGATGCGTACGCAATATGGTGGTACAATCGATTGCCGTCCCAGGGCATTGATCTTGCGTATATTGACCATTTGGAGATAGTGAGTTTGGCCCTTGCGGAGCACCGGCGATTGGGCAAAAAAATATACGTATTTGACATTACCCAAGACATTTCCATCCCGACGGTCGCCGTAGTGTCAGCCTATCTCGACGGCACCTACGTATTAGCCTGCGCTTCAAACATCAGTTTTGAGAAAGCCTGCGAAAAGGCTTTTGGCGAACTCAATCAGCTATATGTTCGTCATTTGTCGAAAAAGACCCGTTTAGACGACGGTCAAATGCAGGACATAGCCACTGCATTGAATCATCATACCCCGCAAAAACCCGTTTGGTCTTTTGAAAAAAATGACTTAGCTCTTACCGAAGATCTAAAAATCGTTGAAACGGAAATAAGAAAAAGAGGACTGAATATATACTATAGAGACCTCTCCCGAAGCGATGTTTTATTGCCCGTGGTGAAGGCGATTGTGCCCGGCATGAGGGATTTGGATACCCGCTTTGCGCCCGGCAGATTGTATGATGTGGTCAGTGATCTCTACGGCTACGTTCCTGCCGAAGAATCTCTCCGGACTTTTAATCTGCTCTGA
- a CDS encoding asparagine synthase-related protein yields MKGIIGIVGGIKSNELERMSRCLSHRGQATLKTNDVFSIGQLSTCWGATLFYQDGISVISDARIDNQAEILEKIGLAATLKMSENELIFRAYSKLSINFVDCLAGDYSIFIVDEIRQKVFLIRDHLGVRPLYYSFRKGEFMAFASEPKALLLLDDVSSEPNEEKLEEYLQWPTDHRIYPKTTFFKDIFAVLPATVLEIDMDLHQSKETFYWKIDPEQFSHLNTESLLIEEYRKRFERAVSRRLQSLTGVQVSGGLDSSSVYKVAERYLPTENLFSVHFYPKVEEADEREYTLEVVQNNLPNHHQIERSVVSRVSIEQVQMHIDRPDLSTIPMCAKILPELIEFKRKGVATILTGHEGDTVVDTGLFYLFSLIFNLKFKAFEETIGGDRKTTRVRRVYLVKRAFHKKYAEGGLSAVVQLLVAVVHHQTVSFVDLMRIMTSFGLGVIKKMIFRKKTKAPAQLTNYVPETLTGDMREHFSRICCAGIIDANEILNLAGAAFGIEYAHPFLDKDFIELSLMVPGRMRISPQAMTRYHFRQAMTGILPEKVRLRQSKVLFAKPIWLILADMTNACMEENDLDAVTKEKLALIKKGLQNMNHQNFDFDKIRKFQRQLFLQMWKNQLQSH; encoded by the coding sequence ATGAAAGGCATCATTGGCATCGTTGGAGGCATCAAGTCCAATGAATTGGAACGCATGAGCCGCTGTTTGTCTCATCGCGGGCAAGCTACCCTCAAAACCAACGATGTCTTCAGTATAGGGCAGCTCAGTACTTGCTGGGGAGCTACCCTTTTTTATCAGGATGGCATTTCGGTCATCTCAGATGCCCGGATTGATAATCAAGCCGAAATCTTAGAAAAAATCGGGCTTGCAGCGACCCTGAAAATGAGCGAAAATGAACTGATTTTCAGGGCCTACTCTAAATTAAGTATCAACTTTGTCGACTGTTTGGCGGGAGATTATTCCATTTTCATTGTGGATGAAATTCGGCAAAAAGTTTTCCTCATCAGAGACCATTTAGGGGTACGTCCGCTTTATTACAGCTTCCGGAAGGGAGAGTTTATGGCTTTTGCCTCAGAACCCAAAGCCCTGCTTTTGCTCGATGATGTTTCTTCAGAGCCCAATGAAGAAAAGCTCGAAGAATATCTTCAATGGCCCACCGACCACAGGATTTATCCTAAAACGACTTTTTTTAAGGATATTTTCGCGGTACTTCCCGCTACTGTTTTAGAGATAGACATGGATTTGCATCAATCCAAAGAAACCTTCTATTGGAAAATAGATCCTGAACAGTTCAGTCATTTAAACACCGAATCTTTGCTCATTGAAGAATACCGCAAAAGGTTTGAAAGGGCGGTAAGCAGGCGATTACAATCGCTCACGGGTGTTCAGGTAAGCGGAGGGCTCGACTCAAGCTCGGTGTATAAAGTGGCCGAAAGATATTTACCTACAGAAAACTTGTTCTCTGTGCATTTTTATCCCAAAGTTGAAGAAGCCGATGAGAGAGAATATACCCTGGAAGTCGTCCAAAACAACCTCCCAAATCATCATCAGATAGAACGAAGTGTTGTTTCCAGGGTAAGCATTGAGCAGGTTCAAATGCATATTGACCGACCGGATTTGAGTACCATACCAATGTGTGCCAAAATCCTTCCGGAGCTGATAGAATTTAAAAGAAAGGGAGTGGCGACCATTCTGACGGGGCATGAAGGCGATACCGTGGTGGATACGGGCTTATTTTATCTTTTTTCGCTTATTTTTAACTTAAAATTCAAAGCGTTTGAGGAGACCATCGGAGGTGACCGTAAAACCACACGCGTCAGAAGGGTGTATCTTGTCAAACGAGCTTTTCATAAAAAATACGCGGAAGGCGGACTTTCAGCGGTAGTGCAATTGCTTGTTGCGGTTGTGCATCATCAAACCGTTTCATTCGTTGATTTAATGCGGATAATGACCTCTTTCGGTCTTGGCGTAATAAAAAAAATGATTTTTAGAAAGAAAACGAAGGCCCCGGCGCAGTTGACAAACTATGTCCCGGAAACGCTTACGGGCGATATGCGGGAGCATTTCAGCCGTATTTGCTGTGCCGGAATCATTGATGCCAACGAAATACTTAATCTGGCCGGAGCGGCTTTTGGGATTGAATATGCGCATCCTTTTCTCGACAAAGATTTCATAGAGTTGAGTCTGATGGTGCCCGGTAGAATGAGAATAAGCCCTCAAGCAATGACGAGGTATCATTTCCGACAGGCAATGACGGGGATTTTGCCAGAAAAAGTCAGGCTGAGGCAATCGAAGGTACTTTTTGCTAAACCCATTTGGCTCATCCTTGCGGACATGACCAACGCGTGTATGGAGGAAAACGACTTAGACGCTGTCACAAAAGAAAAATTGGCCCTGATAAAAAAAGGCCTCCAAAATATGAATCATCAAAATTTTGATTTTGACAAAATCAGGAAATTTCAACGACAGCTATTTCTTCAAATGTGGAAAAATCAATTGCAATCTCATTGA
- a CDS encoding Imm26 family immunity protein — translation MAQKLLVITPTMASKYFIMKKVVYKEGDIFLISLGDKIFTGLIVKRKEKSKILLGYFWPIQINTGNDFLNTVLSIPPILIRQFSGLGFDLGRWKVIGRLLEWDSNNWPVPEFKKKDFFTNNYYAVQYDDDLEFMNERLITFKEASHLFEDGLSGFEALETRLLSL, via the coding sequence ATGGCACAAAAGTTGTTGGTGATAACACCAACAATGGCATCAAAATATTTTATAATGAAAAAGGTAGTTTATAAAGAAGGAGATATTTTTTTAATTTCTTTAGGTGATAAAATTTTTACTGGCTTAATTGTCAAAAGAAAGGAGAAAAGCAAGATATTATTGGGCTATTTTTGGCCAATTCAAATTAATACAGGGAATGATTTTTTGAATACAGTATTATCAATTCCCCCAATTTTGATAAGACAGTTTAGTGGTTTGGGATTTGATTTGGGTAGATGGAAAGTTATTGGGAGGCTCCTTGAATGGGACTCAAACAATTGGCCTGTTCCAGAGTTCAAAAAAAAGGACTTTTTTACCAATAATTATTATGCTGTTCAATATGATGATGATTTAGAATTTATGAATGAACGGCTTATAACATTTAAGGAGGCTTCACATTTATTTGAGGATGGGCTCTCTGGGTTTGAAGCATTAGAAACAAGGCTTTTAAGCCTATAA
- a CDS encoding phage holin family protein encodes MINLIVRLIVSTIVVIAASRVLQGFYVDTTQTAIMVAIVMGLLNTFIKPILLFFSLPITILTLGLFYFVINILIVYLCDYLVDGFSVSSILAALLFSLGLSLAQAIVGIFLD; translated from the coding sequence ATGATAAATCTGATTGTACGCCTCATTGTAAGCACTATTGTGGTGATAGCCGCCAGCCGCGTGCTCCAGGGCTTTTATGTTGACACCACCCAAACCGCCATTATGGTTGCCATCGTGATGGGACTGCTCAATACGTTTATAAAACCGATATTGCTCTTTTTCTCGTTGCCCATCACCATTCTAACCCTTGGTTTGTTTTATTTCGTCATCAACATCCTGATTGTTTATCTCTGCGATTATCTGGTAGATGGCTTCAGTGTTTCTAGCATTTTGGCCGCGTTATTGTTCAGCTTAGGACTGTCGTTGGCGCAAGCCATTGTTGGCATTTTTCTGGACTAA
- a CDS encoding ABC transporter ATP-binding protein has product MAKGRGTGVELSPEDKKRKLNKEGLSKALKIFRFILPYKNTFLVGILFLLLSLTTNLIFPKLIGEIVAVIEGKSSYELNQVVLFLIGILVLQSLFSFGRIYFFSIVSEKGMADIRRTLYGKIVSLPIPFFEQRRVGELMSRITSDVQALQDVLSFTLAELFRSLATVVVGIVIICFISWKLTIFMLATFPVAIVVAMIFGRYIRKLSKKAQDELANANVVVEETLQSVTIVKAFTNEFLEINRYGDALSRVITASLKAARFRGGFVSFIIFALFGGIVGVVWYGATLVQSGEMPFSELMTFIFYTMFIGGSIGGLGDMYAQIQKTLGASERLLEILDEKSEVDVHQQVQPITVNGNIAFDNVQFAYPTRPDMQVLKGVSLHVPAGQKIALVGYSGAGKSTIVQLLMRYHTPLGGKISVDGQDIQTFDITAYRQNIAVVPQEVILFGGTIRENIAYGKPNATHEEIREAARKANALDFIESFPDQLETVVGERGIKLSGGQRQRIAIARAILKDPKILILDEATSSLDAESEKLVQDALDRLMQNRTTIIIAHRLATVRNVDCIYVIKEGTIFESGTHEELAMNENGLYAGLIKLQFELVDGV; this is encoded by the coding sequence ATGGCAAAAGGAAGAGGAACGGGCGTAGAATTGTCGCCCGAAGATAAAAAACGCAAACTCAATAAAGAAGGTCTGTCGAAAGCCCTCAAGATATTTCGGTTTATTTTACCCTATAAAAATACGTTTCTAGTAGGAATCCTTTTCCTACTTCTCTCACTGACGACCAACCTTATTTTCCCCAAATTGATTGGCGAAATCGTGGCGGTGATTGAAGGAAAATCCTCCTATGAACTCAATCAGGTGGTTCTTTTTCTGATTGGTATTCTGGTGCTACAATCGCTCTTTTCGTTTGGGCGTATTTACTTTTTCTCCATCGTGAGCGAGAAAGGCATGGCAGATATTCGGCGTACTTTATACGGCAAAATCGTGTCGTTGCCCATTCCTTTTTTTGAACAACGCCGCGTGGGCGAACTCATGAGCCGCATCACGTCCGATGTGCAGGCGTTGCAAGATGTGCTGTCATTTACGTTGGCCGAATTGTTTCGTTCTTTGGCCACGGTGGTGGTTGGTATCGTGATTATCTGCTTTATTTCGTGGAAACTGACCATTTTTATGTTGGCTACGTTTCCTGTGGCTATCGTAGTCGCCATGATTTTTGGGCGCTACATCCGCAAACTCTCCAAGAAAGCCCAAGACGAACTGGCCAACGCCAACGTCGTGGTGGAAGAAACGCTCCAATCCGTAACAATCGTGAAGGCTTTTACGAATGAATTTCTCGAAATCAACCGCTATGGCGACGCGCTTTCTCGCGTTATTACGGCCTCGTTAAAAGCGGCCCGTTTTCGCGGCGGATTCGTTTCATTCATCATTTTTGCGCTTTTTGGCGGCATCGTCGGGGTGGTATGGTACGGTGCTACGCTGGTGCAAAGCGGCGAAATGCCCTTTTCTGAATTGATGACCTTCATCTTCTACACCATGTTTATCGGGGGTTCTATTGGCGGTTTGGGCGATATGTACGCCCAGATTCAGAAAACCTTGGGGGCTTCGGAGCGGTTGCTGGAAATTTTGGACGAAAAATCAGAAGTGGATGTACACCAACAAGTACAACCGATTACGGTAAACGGCAATATCGCTTTTGATAATGTCCAATTTGCCTACCCTACCCGACCCGATATGCAGGTATTGAAAGGCGTTTCGCTCCACGTACCTGCCGGTCAGAAAATAGCTTTGGTGGGTTATAGCGGCGCTGGAAAATCAACCATTGTGCAACTTTTGATGCGTTATCATACCCCGTTGGGCGGCAAAATCTCGGTAGACGGACAGGATATTCAGACCTTTGATATTACGGCTTACCGCCAAAACATCGCCGTGGTGCCCCAGGAAGTCATTTTGTTTGGCGGCACCATCCGCGAAAACATCGCTTACGGAAAGCCCAACGCTACCCACGAAGAGATTCGGGAAGCCGCCCGCAAAGCCAACGCCCTCGATTTTATTGAATCTTTTCCCGACCAATTGGAAACGGTCGTGGGCGAACGCGGCATCAAACTTTCAGGCGGTCAGCGTCAGCGGATTGCCATTGCGCGGGCCATTTTGAAAGACCCCAAAATCTTGATTCTCGACGAAGCCACTAGTTCGTTGGATGCCGAATCGGAAAAATTGGTACAAGATGCCCTCGACCGTTTGATGCAGAATCGCACCACCATCATCATCGCTCACCGACTGGCAACCGTCCGCAATGTCGATTGCATTTATGTCATCAAGGAAGGCACCATTTTTGAGTCTGGCACCCACGAAGAACTGGCCATGAACGAAAACGGCCTGTATGCGGGCCTGATTAAGTTACAATTTGAATTGGTCGATGGTGTTTAG
- a CDS encoding gliding motility protein GldB-related protein translates to MKSIFFSILASAALFMASSGCDTPPKEIPVTVRRLENELFAAKNPDEIAGLLKKNPYLRAYFGLDKSIPDSLIVNQLYANITNPDLQKFNKDLQTQFGDLAPIKTQLQQAFGEIQANFPDFKAPQIVTTVTGFMGSDLYVSDSVIVIGLDYFGGPKAKYRPQLFDYQLRRYQQEYIVPAVLFFISEKYNKVPDNDQTLLADMMWYGKGFEFVKHVAPETPDSLIIGYSQEQLEDVYASQEDIWAYFLDRKLLYQTRDAEKDRFISERPATPEISQYCPGGIGRWVGWRIINRYLTENPSTKLSDLMANTNVRQLLEQSKYKGQKEEE, encoded by the coding sequence ATGAAATCAATTTTTTTTTCTATTCTCGCTTCGGCGGCACTTTTTATGGCCTCGTCAGGCTGTGATACCCCGCCCAAAGAAATCCCCGTTACCGTTCGTCGTTTAGAAAACGAGCTTTTTGCGGCCAAAAATCCCGACGAAATTGCGGGATTGCTCAAAAAAAACCCTTACCTAAGGGCGTATTTTGGGCTAGACAAAAGCATCCCTGACTCCCTCATTGTCAATCAATTGTATGCCAATATCACCAATCCTGATTTGCAGAAATTCAACAAAGACCTGCAAACACAATTTGGGGATTTAGCACCCATAAAAACGCAACTGCAACAGGCGTTCGGTGAGATTCAAGCCAATTTCCCCGATTTTAAAGCCCCGCAAATAGTCACCACCGTAACGGGTTTTATGGGCAGTGATTTGTACGTTTCCGACAGCGTGATTGTCATCGGACTAGATTATTTCGGCGGGCCCAAAGCCAAGTACCGACCCCAACTATTTGATTATCAACTCCGTCGCTATCAACAGGAATACATTGTGCCTGCCGTTTTGTTTTTCATTTCTGAGAAATACAACAAAGTGCCCGACAACGACCAAACGCTGCTGGCCGACATGATGTGGTACGGCAAAGGCTTCGAGTTTGTCAAGCACGTAGCCCCCGAAACGCCCGACAGCCTCATTATCGGCTATTCGCAGGAGCAGCTCGAAGATGTATACGCTTCACAAGAAGACATTTGGGCGTATTTTTTGGACCGAAAGCTGTTGTACCAAACCCGCGATGCCGAAAAAGACCGATTCATCAGCGAACGTCCCGCCACGCCTGAGATAAGTCAATACTGCCCTGGCGGAATCGGTCGTTGGGTAGGTTGGCGCATTATCAATCGGTATTTGACCGAAAATCCATCCACCAAACTCTCTGATTTAATGGCCAATACCAATGTTAGGCAGTTGTTGGAGCAATCAAAATACAAGGGGCAAAAAGAAGAAGAGTAA
- a CDS encoding S66 peptidase family protein, protein MHRRNFLHTLAATAAVSTPSFSKNKPTIKPPRLKPGDTVGLVCPAAPAYSKQTVQVLIESMQGLGFKVKLGKRMWERYGYLGGKDADRAADLNDFFADSSVQGIVCVHGGWGCARLLPLLDYDTIRKNPKVIIGYSDITALLLGIYSQTGLITFHGPEGAASWNEFTVGYFRKVLTDAEAVFYENPKIVGDNLTQVADRISTIGSGKARGKLLGGNLTVLSHLLGSPYVPDWKGSLFFCEDVDEAPYRMDRMITQVKLCGILDEINGFIFGKCTDCEPGNGSYGSLTLEDLWNDHIRPLNKPAYSGAMIGHIRQKFTIPVGIEAEMDADAGTIRFLESAVL, encoded by the coding sequence ATGCATCGCCGAAATTTCCTGCACACGCTTGCCGCCACTGCCGCCGTTTCCACCCCTTCTTTTTCAAAAAACAAGCCAACCATCAAACCTCCGCGCCTCAAACCTGGTGACACCGTTGGGTTGGTTTGTCCTGCCGCTCCCGCCTACAGCAAACAAACCGTTCAGGTACTCATAGAATCCATGCAGGGACTGGGCTTTAAGGTTAAATTAGGCAAGCGAATGTGGGAGCGCTACGGCTATTTGGGTGGCAAAGACGCCGACCGTGCCGCCGATTTAAATGATTTCTTTGCCGACTCTTCGGTGCAGGGAATCGTGTGCGTTCACGGCGGATGGGGCTGCGCGCGGCTTCTGCCGTTGTTGGATTATGATACCATTCGTAAAAACCCCAAAGTAATTATCGGATATTCAGACATAACCGCCTTGTTGTTAGGAATTTACAGCCAAACAGGTTTGATTACATTTCACGGTCCTGAAGGTGCAGCAAGCTGGAATGAGTTTACGGTGGGTTACTTCCGAAAAGTATTGACGGACGCTGAAGCGGTGTTTTACGAAAATCCGAAAATAGTGGGCGATAATCTCACGCAAGTAGCCGACCGCATTTCTACTATTGGTTCGGGCAAAGCGCGGGGCAAACTTTTGGGCGGTAATCTGACCGTCTTGAGTCATTTACTGGGCTCGCCTTACGTACCCGACTGGAAAGGTTCGCTCTTTTTTTGTGAAGACGTCGACGAAGCACCTTACCGCATGGATCGCATGATAACACAGGTAAAACTATGCGGTATTTTGGACGAAATCAACGGGTTTATTTTCGGTAAATGTACCGACTGCGAGCCTGGTAACGGCAGCTACGGCTCACTCACCCTCGAAGACCTTTGGAACGACCACATTCGTCCCCTCAACAAACCCGCGTATTCGGGAGCGATGATTGGGCACATCCGTCAAAAATTCACCATTCCCGTAGGCATCGAAGCCGAAATGGACGCCGATGCTGGCACGATTCGCTTTTTGGAGAGTGCAGTGTTGTAA
- a CDS encoding type IX secretion system plug protein, with translation MITLRSLFLLFMVLSGSAGLLAQKFPAIRYEDKTYETNIKTVGIYPAPNQLQDPARTTYPPVISLDAGAPLIAEFDDLTARFRSFRYKIFHCNADWTPSNLNDIEFTYEYNDYAINNYQSSFNTKIPYFHYTLEVPKLKLSGNYVLAVYEDVRPAKLVLTRRFMMYQPRVNVFPQVRLSTGIAEQRTHQQVDFDLEYRGYEILSPAEDLKIVIRQNFRWDKVITKLRPTNVRIFDQRLEYRPFDLSNNLLAGNEFRWFDTRLSRASGMSVSDVQQLPDQTIAHLRPDVSRLGGGASFQAQDLNGQYIVLNQDAANSTNEADYINVVFTLQSSPYPNAQVYVGGAFNLWQREDANRMTYNTERNAYEASIYIKQGVANYCYYAVLNDGRVDETSFEGSFSNTANDYEIFVYHRPPAARADQLVGYRLVEFGRR, from the coding sequence ATGATAACCCTACGGAGTTTGTTTTTGCTGTTCATGGTGTTGAGTGGTTCAGCGGGACTGTTGGCCCAAAAGTTCCCCGCGATTCGGTACGAAGACAAAACGTACGAAACCAACATCAAAACCGTTGGCATTTATCCAGCGCCCAACCAACTGCAAGACCCCGCGCGGACTACCTACCCGCCCGTCATCAGTTTGGACGCGGGTGCGCCGCTCATTGCCGAATTTGATGACTTAACGGCCCGTTTTCGTTCGTTTCGGTACAAAATTTTTCACTGCAATGCCGATTGGACGCCCTCCAACTTGAACGATATTGAGTTTACTTATGAATACAACGATTACGCCATCAACAATTATCAGTCATCGTTCAACACCAAAATCCCTTATTTTCATTACACCTTGGAGGTGCCAAAACTGAAATTGTCGGGCAATTATGTCCTCGCAGTCTATGAAGATGTTCGCCCTGCCAAGTTGGTGCTGACGCGCCGATTTATGATGTATCAACCCCGCGTGAATGTATTTCCGCAAGTACGACTGTCGACGGGCATTGCCGAGCAGCGCACCCATCAGCAGGTTGATTTTGACCTAGAATATCGAGGCTACGAAATTTTGTCGCCCGCCGAAGATTTGAAGATCGTGATTCGTCAAAACTTCCGTTGGGACAAGGTTATTACCAAACTGCGCCCTACCAACGTGCGGATTTTTGACCAGCGGTTGGAATATCGCCCCTTTGATTTGTCCAATAATCTGTTGGCGGGCAATGAATTTCGGTGGTTTGATACGCGCCTTTCGAGGGCGTCGGGTATGAGTGTGAGTGATGTACAACAGCTTCCAGACCAGACCATTGCGCATTTACGGCCTGATGTTTCACGTTTGGGCGGTGGGGCGAGTTTTCAGGCACAGGATTTAAACGGACAATACATTGTGCTAAACCAGGATGCCGCCAACAGTACCAACGAAGCCGATTATATCAATGTGGTGTTTACGCTCCAAAGTTCGCCGTACCCCAATGCGCAAGTCTACGTAGGTGGAGCATTCAATCTTTGGCAGCGCGAAGATGCCAACCGTATGACCTATAACACTGAGCGTAACGCTTACGAAGCCAGTATTTATATCAAGCAGGGCGTAGCCAACTATTGCTATTACGCAGTTTTGAACGACGGACGCGTTGACGAGACTTCTTTTGAAGGTAGTTTTTCCAATACCGCCAATGACTACGAAATCTTCGTGTATCACCGTCCGCCCGCTGCCCGCGCCGATCAGTTGGTGGGCTACCGACTCGTAGAATTTGGAAGAAGATAA
- the holA gene encoding DNA polymerase III subunit delta: protein MPTFTPEQALKDIRQKKLQPLYFIHGDEPYYIDLLADAIEKVAVPEAEKGFNQFVLFGKETDIGTILNYARRFPFMAERQLVLVKEAQQISGFDSKEKTAFLEDYASRPPASTILVLCFQGNFDMRKSLPKVFERHGAMIQSKKMYDNKLPDWVGEYARSLGTKISIKAIQMLVENIGNDLKRITSEIDKILLNLTASEEITAAIVEKYVGISKEYNVFELQKALTQRDILKSNRIANYLAANTKDNPLPQVLIILYNFFSKVLVVHGTPDKSEGNLASVLGVNPFFVKDYLSAARQYSLGHVVNVIKAIRRADNASKGIEVGSVNEEAVLKELIFRILH, encoded by the coding sequence ATGCCCACTTTTACGCCCGAGCAAGCCCTCAAAGATATTCGTCAAAAAAAGCTACAACCGCTGTATTTTATTCACGGCGACGAGCCCTATTATATTGATTTACTGGCGGATGCTATCGAAAAAGTAGCGGTTCCCGAAGCTGAAAAAGGTTTTAATCAGTTTGTGTTGTTTGGCAAAGAGACCGACATCGGCACCATTCTCAACTACGCGCGTCGGTTTCCTTTTATGGCCGAGCGGCAATTGGTATTGGTCAAAGAAGCGCAGCAAATCAGCGGTTTTGACTCAAAAGAGAAAACGGCTTTTTTGGAAGACTACGCCTCGCGCCCTCCCGCTTCCACGATTTTGGTGCTGTGTTTTCAAGGAAACTTTGACATGCGCAAATCGCTGCCCAAAGTCTTTGAAAGACACGGAGCGATGATTCAAAGCAAGAAAATGTACGACAACAAACTGCCCGATTGGGTAGGGGAGTACGCCCGAAGTTTAGGGACTAAGATTAGCATCAAAGCCATTCAAATGCTGGTCGAAAATATCGGCAACGACCTCAAACGCATCACGAGCGAGATTGATAAAATCCTGCTTAATCTCACCGCCAGTGAAGAAATCACGGCGGCAATTGTGGAGAAATACGTCGGCATAAGCAAAGAATACAATGTATTTGAGCTCCAAAAAGCGCTTACGCAACGGGATATTCTGAAATCCAACCGAATCGCTAACTACCTGGCGGCCAATACCAAAGATAATCCTTTGCCGCAGGTATTAATTATACTTTATAACTTTTTTAGTAAGGTTCTGGTCGTTCACGGAACGCCCGATAAATCGGAAGGAAATCTGGCGTCGGTGCTGGGCGTTAATCCTTTTTTTGTCAAAGATTATCTTTCGGCCGCCCGTCAGTATTCGTTAGGCCATGTGGTAAATGTCATCAAGGCCATTCGTCGCGCCGACAACGCCTCCAAAGGCATTGAAGTAGGAAGCGTAAACGAAGAAGCTGTTTTGAAAGAGTTGATTTTCAGAATATTGCATTGA